One segment of Paenibacillus pabuli DNA contains the following:
- the rfbD gene encoding dTDP-4-dehydrorhamnose reductase, protein MKVLVTGANGQLGRDVVLLLEKEGHSVLACARDELDITDQVECNNVISTYHPEVVIHCAAYTAVDAAETDVDGAYQVNATGTRNIAVAAEQTGAKLIYISTDYVFDGTTDVPYQEYDNTNPQSVYGKSKRAGEVLVQSLSSRWFIVRTSWVYGFYGNNFVKTMLKLGQEKPKLQVVHDQKGSPTYTVDLAHFLLELMSTEKYGVYHASNSGACTWYEFTQAIFEEAQSFPGFHIQAEVDPCATDQFPRPAPRPRNSVMEHLSIRTNGLNDLRPWREGLRDFLKEIHIEKN, encoded by the coding sequence ATGAAGGTGCTTGTGACTGGAGCCAACGGACAGCTGGGGCGCGATGTGGTGCTTCTTTTGGAAAAAGAGGGACATTCCGTTCTGGCTTGTGCTCGCGATGAATTGGACATCACGGATCAGGTTGAATGCAACAATGTTATATCGACATATCATCCAGAGGTGGTCATTCATTGTGCGGCTTATACTGCGGTGGATGCCGCCGAGACGGATGTAGACGGAGCATATCAAGTCAATGCCACAGGGACCCGAAATATTGCGGTAGCTGCTGAGCAGACTGGAGCAAAGCTCATCTATATCAGTACGGATTATGTATTCGACGGTACTACCGATGTACCTTACCAGGAATATGATAATACCAATCCGCAAAGTGTCTATGGCAAATCCAAGCGCGCCGGAGAGGTGCTGGTACAATCGTTATCTTCACGATGGTTTATTGTCCGCACTTCGTGGGTGTATGGTTTTTACGGAAATAATTTTGTCAAAACCATGTTGAAACTTGGTCAGGAGAAGCCCAAGCTTCAAGTTGTACACGACCAGAAGGGATCACCTACGTATACGGTTGATTTGGCCCATTTTTTGCTGGAATTAATGAGTACTGAAAAATACGGTGTCTACCACGCTTCCAACAGTGGGGCGTGTACGTGGTATGAATTCACTCAAGCGATCTTTGAAGAAGCTCAGTCATTCCCTGGTTTCCATATTCAAGCTGAAGTTGATCCTTGTGCTACAGACCAGTTTCCACGTCCTGCCCCACGTCCACGAAACTCCGTAATGGAGCACTTGTCGATCCGGACCAATGGCTTAAATGACCTTAGGCCTTGGCGAGAAGGACTGCGAGATTTTCTGAAAGAAATACACATAGAAAAGAATTGA